AATATCGGCAGAGGATAGTGAAAACTTAAGGTAGCAATCTACTTGTTTCTCTTTTTGTTGTCAGGTGGCTTAATACTTTCTTTTAAGTCGACAGTCAACTTTTCTTTACAGATATTGCAGACTTTTCCAGCGTGAATAGGCCGAGCGCATATTTCACATTCATAAACAATCATTGCTTCATTAGACTTAATTTGACCTTTCTTGATTAAGTCTATGACTAATTTTTCTGAAACACCGGTGGCTTCTACTACTTGAGAAACGGTGGAGTGAGGATGTTCCTCTATAAACTTCTTGACCATCTCAAATTCTTTTCTCTCTTTTTCTATACAGAGAAAACATACTGGTCGAC
The window above is part of the bacterium genome. Proteins encoded here:
- a CDS encoding flagellar protein — translated: MNLMNCTKCGSLFVSIGRPVCFLCIEKERKEFEMVKKFIEEHPHSTVSQVVEATGVSEKLVIDLIKKGQIKSNEAMIVYECEICARPIHAGKVCNICKEKLTVDLKESIKPPDNKKRNK